The following is a genomic window from Candidatus Kryptoniota bacterium.
CTCTTCCGCTGACATCAGCAATGAACGCCTCATGACCTATTATGTTATGGTCGGTATTGATTAGTATCCGCATCATGTCCTCCGTTGTGATTGTGATTTGCTCAATCCGGCAAGCACATTCCCGATGTCCATAGATCGGCAGTGCGTCAAGATTGAGGTATGCGTATTGTTTCTTTTTTCATCATTCATTCCTTGCTCCACTTCCAGTTCCGGATTTCCGGCAAGTCCTCTCCGTGCTTGTCAATGTACTGTTTATGTTCGATGAGCTTGTCCTGCATCATCTGTTTCAGGTAGGCTCCCTTGGAACCTAAATGCGACAGACCCGCCGGCAGGCATCCATCTTGTGGAGCGGTATCAGGGAAAGAATTCTCGTCTTCATGGTTCAATTCCTCTTGGTCAGGAAGCCTCTATTGTCTTCACAGGCGATGAAGGCCGTTCGGCCTGAGCGGCGCACAGGCAGGCACCGAAGATGAAGATGCACCCAGAAATGTAAATCCACAGCAGCAGCGCCATGATCCCGCCGAATGCCCCGTACACCGCGTTTAAGGTAGCGAAGTTCTTAAGGTATATCACGAACAGACTTTCGGCCGCCTGCAAGAGAACCGTCGCGAACAGGGCGGCGGCCCACACTTGGGCAAACCGCGCGGGCCGGCGCGAAGTCACCCTGTAAAACAGGCTTAAGCCAAGGAACACCACCAACAACGGGATCAAAAAGCTTCCCAGGCCATACACCCGGGAATGGAGATCAGCCACAGGAAGGAGCCAACCCTTCGCCGTTCTCAGCAGCACCGGCACCACCATCCCCAGGAAGACCGCACCCGTCGTGATGCCGAGCAGCACCAGGCTTTTCAGCGGCAGCCGCCACCAATTGTCTATCACCGTGCCCCAGGCACGGTTGGTTGCAGAGATGAGGGTGATAAAACATTGAAGGGCGGCCCAGACGAGGATGATAGACGCAACCGCACCCGCCTGCTCGCGCGCGTTGACCACACCGGCAATGGTGTCAAAAATGTGACTCTGCATTTCACCGCTAATCGGGACGTAGCTTTCCATGTGGGCAATGATCTCTTTCCCGGCCGTGGCCCGGTCAACGAAG
Proteins encoded in this region:
- a CDS encoding YihY/virulence factor BrkB family protein; the encoded protein is MPSKLEQETRRVWAILCLAVKKFLRIDGVQWAGSFAFNAFFSLFPLMVLLVTIASFFVDRATAGKEIIAHMESYVPISGEMQSHIFDTIAGVVNAREQAGAVASIILVWAALQCFITLISATNRAWGTVIDNWWRLPLKSLVLLGITTGAVFLGMVVPVLLRTAKGWLLPVADLHSRVYGLGSFLIPLLVVFLGLSLFYRVTSRRPARFAQVWAAALFATVLLQAAESLFVIYLKNFATLNAVYGAFGGIMALLLWIYISGCIFIFGACLCAAQAERPSSPVKTIEAS